A window from Citrus sinensis cultivar Valencia sweet orange chromosome 3, DVS_A1.0, whole genome shotgun sequence encodes these proteins:
- the LOC102607945 gene encoding N-acylphosphatidylethanolamine synthase isoform X2 — MENRNSCDLNRLDDPVMWGFRGFPTMDAELARWVLAAEDICFKNSILSYFFRVGKCIPITRGGGIYQEHMNEALERLSDGAWLHTFPEGKVSQEDAPIRRLKWGTASLIVRAPVTPIVLPIVHRGFEEVMPENFLFGRRPPVPLFNKRISIVVGEPIEFDIPKMRQMAIFMSRDSLLPGMGWPSTTPCGLDEAAQRCLYSSISDKIRTVMESLRIFGKSVLK, encoded by the exons ATGGAAAATAGAAACAGCTGTGACCTAAACAG GTTGGATGATCCAGTTATGTGGGGATTTCGGGGTTTTCCCACTATGGATGCGGAATTGGCCCGATGGGTTCTTGCTGCAGAAGATATTTGCTTCAAAAACTCAATCTTGTCCTATTTTTTCCGTGTAG GAAAATGCATACCTATTACAAGGGGTGGTGGAATTTATCAAGAACATATGAATGAAGCTCTTGAGCGGTTAAGTGATGGAGCATGG CTACACACATTTCCTGAAGGAAAAGTATCACAAGAAGATGCACCTATTCGACGGTTGAAATGGGGAACTGCTAGTCTCATTGTCCGTGCCCCAGTCACTCCAATAGTTTTGCCTATTGTTCATCGTGGTTTCGAAGag GTGATGCCTGAGAACTTTCTGTTTGGAAGAAGGCCTCCAGTTCCGTTATTTAATAAGAGAATTAGCATAGTTGTTGGCGAGCCGATAGAATTTGACATCCCTAAAATGAGGCAGATGGCAATTTTCATGTCTCGTGATTCGTTGCTGCCTGGCATGGGATGGCCCAGCACTACCCCTTGCGGACTGGACGAAGCAGCACAGAGGTGTCTGTACTCTTCCATTTCGGATAAAATTCGAACTGTGATGGAGAGCTTAAGGATTTTTGGCAAAAGTGTTCTGAAGTAA
- the LOC102607945 gene encoding N-acylphosphatidylethanolamine synthase isoform X1, with protein MGRKMEWAARADHMKGVPRKMVIMAVGAFAKVVANFLNTASVHNADTLINLVRSRPPGVPLISVSNHMSTLDDPVMWGFRGFPTMDAELARWVLAAEDICFKNSILSYFFRVGKCIPITRGGGIYQEHMNEALERLSDGAWLHTFPEGKVSQEDAPIRRLKWGTASLIVRAPVTPIVLPIVHRGFEEVMPENFLFGRRPPVPLFNKRISIVVGEPIEFDIPKMRQMAIFMSRDSLLPGMGWPSTTPCGLDEAAQRCLYSSISDKIRTVMESLRIFGKSVLK; from the exons ATGGGAAGGAAAATGGAATGGGCTGCGAGAGCAGACCACATGAAAGGAGTACCAAGAAAGATGGTGATCATGGCTGTTGGAGCATTTGCCAAAGTGGTGGCCAATTTCCTTAACACCGCCTCTGTTCATAATGCCGATACTCTGATTAATCTTGTGCGATCAAGACCTCCAGGAGTTCCACTTATCAGTGTTAGCAATCACATGTCCAC GTTGGATGATCCAGTTATGTGGGGATTTCGGGGTTTTCCCACTATGGATGCGGAATTGGCCCGATGGGTTCTTGCTGCAGAAGATATTTGCTTCAAAAACTCAATCTTGTCCTATTTTTTCCGTGTAG GAAAATGCATACCTATTACAAGGGGTGGTGGAATTTATCAAGAACATATGAATGAAGCTCTTGAGCGGTTAAGTGATGGAGCATGG CTACACACATTTCCTGAAGGAAAAGTATCACAAGAAGATGCACCTATTCGACGGTTGAAATGGGGAACTGCTAGTCTCATTGTCCGTGCCCCAGTCACTCCAATAGTTTTGCCTATTGTTCATCGTGGTTTCGAAGag GTGATGCCTGAGAACTTTCTGTTTGGAAGAAGGCCTCCAGTTCCGTTATTTAATAAGAGAATTAGCATAGTTGTTGGCGAGCCGATAGAATTTGACATCCCTAAAATGAGGCAGATGGCAATTTTCATGTCTCGTGATTCGTTGCTGCCTGGCATGGGATGGCCCAGCACTACCCCTTGCGGACTGGACGAAGCAGCACAGAGGTGTCTGTACTCTTCCATTTCGGATAAAATTCGAACTGTGATGGAGAGCTTAAGGATTTTTGGCAAAAGTGTTCTGAAGTAA
- the LOC102607945 gene encoding N-acylphosphatidylethanolamine synthase isoform X3 has product MWGFRGFPTMDAELARWVLAAEDICFKNSILSYFFRVGKCIPITRGGGIYQEHMNEALERLSDGAWLHTFPEGKVSQEDAPIRRLKWGTASLIVRAPVTPIVLPIVHRGFEEVMPENFLFGRRPPVPLFNKRISIVVGEPIEFDIPKMRQMAIFMSRDSLLPGMGWPSTTPCGLDEAAQRCLYSSISDKIRTVMESLRIFGKSVLK; this is encoded by the exons ATGTGGGGATTTCGGGGTTTTCCCACTATGGATGCGGAATTGGCCCGATGGGTTCTTGCTGCAGAAGATATTTGCTTCAAAAACTCAATCTTGTCCTATTTTTTCCGTGTAG GAAAATGCATACCTATTACAAGGGGTGGTGGAATTTATCAAGAACATATGAATGAAGCTCTTGAGCGGTTAAGTGATGGAGCATGG CTACACACATTTCCTGAAGGAAAAGTATCACAAGAAGATGCACCTATTCGACGGTTGAAATGGGGAACTGCTAGTCTCATTGTCCGTGCCCCAGTCACTCCAATAGTTTTGCCTATTGTTCATCGTGGTTTCGAAGag GTGATGCCTGAGAACTTTCTGTTTGGAAGAAGGCCTCCAGTTCCGTTATTTAATAAGAGAATTAGCATAGTTGTTGGCGAGCCGATAGAATTTGACATCCCTAAAATGAGGCAGATGGCAATTTTCATGTCTCGTGATTCGTTGCTGCCTGGCATGGGATGGCCCAGCACTACCCCTTGCGGACTGGACGAAGCAGCACAGAGGTGTCTGTACTCTTCCATTTCGGATAAAATTCGAACTGTGATGGAGAGCTTAAGGATTTTTGGCAAAAGTGTTCTGAAGTAA
- the LOC102607447 gene encoding uncharacterized protein LOC102607447 isoform X2 translates to MFTNNQRQEERTGRSGTPRLQYLQELVSQFQNSTDEERKEKIVANLANFAYDPYNYTFLRQLNVLELFLDCITEPNEKLVEFGVGGICNASVDPANAAIITKSGGIPLIIECLSSPVRNTVNHALGALYYLCSMSTKEEILKPEVVDVIRRYAAAESVNVSFSNLAKAFLDKHVTENK, encoded by the exons ATGTTCACCAACAATCAGAGACAAGAAGAGCGAACAGGACGCTCTGGAACCCCAAGATTGCAATACCTACAG GAACTGGTGAGTCAATTTCAGAACTCTACTGACGAAG agagaaaagagaagattgTTGCAAATTTGGCAAACTTCGCCTATGATCCATACAATTATACATTCTTACGCCAG CTCAATGTTTTGGAACTCTTCTTAGACTGCATAACAGAACCAAATGAGAAGCTTGTCGAATTTGGTGTCGGTGGGATCTGCAATGCAAGTGTGG ATCCTGCAAATGCTGCTATCATCACCAAAAGTGGTGGAATCCCTCTTATCATTGAGTGTTTGTCAAGTCCTGTTAGAAACACG GTGAATCATGCTCTTGGGGCGCTTTACTATTTGTGTAGTATGTCTACCAAGGAAGAAATTCTGAAGCCAGAAGTGGTTGATGTTATCAGGAGGTATGCTGCAGCTGAAAGTGTGAATGTAAGCTTCAGTAATCTGGCCAAGGCATTTTTAGACAAGCACGTAACAGAGAACAAATGA
- the LOC102607447 gene encoding uncharacterized protein LOC102607447 isoform X1, translating to MFTNNQRQEERTGRSGTPRLQYLQELVSQFQNSTDEERKEKIVANLANFAYDPYNYTFLRQLNVLELFLDCITEPNEKLVEFGVGGICNASVGQSSYPANAAIITKSGGIPLIIECLSSPVRNTVNHALGALYYLCSMSTKEEILKPEVVDVIRRYAAAESVNVSFSNLAKAFLDKHVTENK from the exons ATGTTCACCAACAATCAGAGACAAGAAGAGCGAACAGGACGCTCTGGAACCCCAAGATTGCAATACCTACAG GAACTGGTGAGTCAATTTCAGAACTCTACTGACGAAG agagaaaagagaagattgTTGCAAATTTGGCAAACTTCGCCTATGATCCATACAATTATACATTCTTACGCCAG CTCAATGTTTTGGAACTCTTCTTAGACTGCATAACAGAACCAAATGAGAAGCTTGTCGAATTTGGTGTCGGTGGGATCTGCAATGCAAGTGTGGGTCAGTCCAGCT ATCCTGCAAATGCTGCTATCATCACCAAAAGTGGTGGAATCCCTCTTATCATTGAGTGTTTGTCAAGTCCTGTTAGAAACACG GTGAATCATGCTCTTGGGGCGCTTTACTATTTGTGTAGTATGTCTACCAAGGAAGAAATTCTGAAGCCAGAAGTGGTTGATGTTATCAGGAGGTATGCTGCAGCTGAAAGTGTGAATGTAAGCTTCAGTAATCTGGCCAAGGCATTTTTAGACAAGCACGTAACAGAGAACAAATGA
- the LOC102607447 gene encoding uncharacterized protein LOC102607447 isoform X5, translating to MFTNNQRQEERTGRSGTPRLQYLQELVSQFQNSTDEERKEKIVANLANFAYDPYNYTFLRQLNVLELFLDCITEPNEKLVEFGVGGICNASVDPANAAIITKSGGIPLIIECLSSPVRNTEVCCS from the exons ATGTTCACCAACAATCAGAGACAAGAAGAGCGAACAGGACGCTCTGGAACCCCAAGATTGCAATACCTACAG GAACTGGTGAGTCAATTTCAGAACTCTACTGACGAAG agagaaaagagaagattgTTGCAAATTTGGCAAACTTCGCCTATGATCCATACAATTATACATTCTTACGCCAG CTCAATGTTTTGGAACTCTTCTTAGACTGCATAACAGAACCAAATGAGAAGCTTGTCGAATTTGGTGTCGGTGGGATCTGCAATGCAAGTGTGG ATCCTGCAAATGCTGCTATCATCACCAAAAGTGGTGGAATCCCTCTTATCATTGAGTGTTTGTCAAGTCCTGTTAGAAACACG GAGGTATGCTGCAGCTGA
- the LOC102607447 gene encoding uncharacterized protein LOC102607447 isoform X3, whose amino-acid sequence MFTNNQRQEERTGRSGTPRLQYLQELVSQFQNSTDEERKEKIVANLANFAYDPYNYTFLRQLNVLELFLDCITEPNEKLVEFGVGGICNASVDPANAAIITKSGGIPLIIECLSSPVRNTYVYQGRNSEARSG is encoded by the exons ATGTTCACCAACAATCAGAGACAAGAAGAGCGAACAGGACGCTCTGGAACCCCAAGATTGCAATACCTACAG GAACTGGTGAGTCAATTTCAGAACTCTACTGACGAAG agagaaaagagaagattgTTGCAAATTTGGCAAACTTCGCCTATGATCCATACAATTATACATTCTTACGCCAG CTCAATGTTTTGGAACTCTTCTTAGACTGCATAACAGAACCAAATGAGAAGCTTGTCGAATTTGGTGTCGGTGGGATCTGCAATGCAAGTGTGG ATCCTGCAAATGCTGCTATCATCACCAAAAGTGGTGGAATCCCTCTTATCATTGAGTGTTTGTCAAGTCCTGTTAGAAACACG TATGTCTACCAAGGAAGAAATTCTGAAGCCAGAAGTGGTTGA
- the LOC102607447 gene encoding uncharacterized protein LOC102607447 isoform X4, whose product MFTNNQRQEERTGRSGTPRLQYLQELVSQFQNSTDEERKEKIVANLANFAYDPYNYTFLRQLNVLELFLDCITEPNEKLVEFGVGGICNASVDPANAAIITKSGGIPLIIECLSSPVRNTVNQRFLPF is encoded by the exons ATGTTCACCAACAATCAGAGACAAGAAGAGCGAACAGGACGCTCTGGAACCCCAAGATTGCAATACCTACAG GAACTGGTGAGTCAATTTCAGAACTCTACTGACGAAG agagaaaagagaagattgTTGCAAATTTGGCAAACTTCGCCTATGATCCATACAATTATACATTCTTACGCCAG CTCAATGTTTTGGAACTCTTCTTAGACTGCATAACAGAACCAAATGAGAAGCTTGTCGAATTTGGTGTCGGTGGGATCTGCAATGCAAGTGTGG ATCCTGCAAATGCTGCTATCATCACCAAAAGTGGTGGAATCCCTCTTATCATTGAGTGTTTGTCAAGTCCTGTTAGAAACACG GTGAACCAGAGGTTTCTACCATTCTGA